In Lapillicoccus jejuensis, the DNA window CGGGGGCCGCGTAGAGCGACGCGAGGTGGCGCAGCAGGCGCAGCGCCGTCGTGCCGTTGGGCAGACCGCCGGACTGGAGCATGACCCCGACCCGGGCGCGGTGCCCGGCGGGGGAGTGCCAGGGGTCCTCGCCGAGGACGCGCACGGTGCCGCCGTCCGGGCGCTGCAGGCCGACGGCGCACTCGACCGCGGTCGTCTTGCCGGCCCCGTTGGGGCCGAGCAGGGCGGTGACGCTGGACGCGGCGGCCGACCAGGTCATCGCGTCGACCGCGGTCAAGTCGCCGAACCGGCGGACGACGCCCTCGAGGGCGACGGCGGGGGGCGGGACGGGCACGAGGTCCGATCGTAGGCGACGCGTTTGTCACCTCGCGCGCGAGGGAATCCATCACCGTGCTCGGGCCCCCGGGTCCGACCCGCGTACCCGACGACCGTGAGGAGCACCACACCATGAGCACCACCAGCCGCGTCACCGGCGCGAACGGCGTCCAGCTGCACGTCGAGGACTCCGGCGGCGACGGTCGCCCCGTCGTCCTCGTCCACGGCTGGCCGCTCAGCGGCGCCTCCTGGGAGAAGCAGGTCCCCGCCCTCACCGGCGCCGGCCTGCGCGTCGTCACCTACGACCGGCGCGGGTTCGGTCGGTCCGACAAGCCCGCGGACGGCTACGACTACGACACCTTCGCCGCCGACCTCAAGGGCGTCGTCGACGGGCTCGGGCTCACCGACGTCTCCCTCGTCGGCTTCTCGATGGGCGGCGGCGAGGTCGCGCGCTACGTCGGGACGTACGGCGAGTCGGGCGTCCACAGCGTCGCCTTCGTCGCCGCCGTGCCGCCGTACCTGCTCAAGGGCGGGGACAACCCGGACGGCGCGCTCGACGAGGCCGCCGTGCAGGGGATGAAGGACGGGCTGGCCGCCGACCGTGACGGGTTCTTCCCGCAGTTCACCCGCGACTTCTTCTCGGTGGACGGCGAGCTCGAGGTCTCCGAGGCCGACGTCGACGCGGCCGTCGCGCTCGCGCAGCAGTCGGACCAGCAGGCGGCGCTCGCGTGCATCACGGCCTTCGGCACGACCGACTTCCGCGCCGACCTCGAGAAGATCACCGTGCCGACCCTCGTCGTGCACGGCGACGGCGACGCCATCGTGCCGGCCGAGGCCTCCGGGAAGCGCACCGCCGCGACCGTGCCGGGCGCGCAGCTGCACCTCGTCGAGGGCGGCCCGCACGGCCTGACCCACAGCCACCCGGACGAGCTCAACCAGGCGCTCGTGACCTTCCTCACCCGCTGACCGGCCTGTGCGCCGAGGGCGGTGGTGGTGAGGGGACCCTCACTACCGCCGCCCTCGGCAATTACGTCACAATGGTGTGGTGTTTATCGGAGCGGACCTCGAGCGCACGCCGGAGGAGTCGGCGCGCCATCTCGAGCGCCGCACCCGCGAGCGGGTCCTCGCCGACATCAGCGAGCACGCCCCGGTGACCGCGGCGCAGATCGGGGAGCGGCTGGGGCTGACCCCGGCCGCGGTCCGTCGCCACCTCGACGCCCTCGCCGAGCAGTCGGTCATCGAGGAGCAGGTGCCCGCCGGCACGGCCTCGCGCGGCCGTGGTCGACCGGCCCGCGCGTGGGTCCTCTCCGAGGCCGGGCACCGCGCCCTCGAGCACGACTACGAGGACCTCGCCGCGCAGGCCCTGCGCTTCCTCGCCAGCCACGCCGGCCCCGACGCCGTCGACGCGTTCGCGCGCGAGCGGGTCGGCGAGCTGGCCGCCCGGTACGCCGCAGCCGTGGCCCCGTACGACGACCCGCAGCAGCGGGTCGGTGCGCTCGTCGAGGCGATGACCCAGGACGGGTACGCCGCCAGCGCCCGCCCGGTCGGGCTGCCCGGCACCTCGCGGCACGGGGTGCAGCTGTGCCAGGGACACTGTCCCGTCGGCGGGGTGGCCGAGGAGTTCCCCGCCATCTGCGACGCCGAGACCGAGGCCATCTCGCGTCTGCTCGGTGTCCACGTCCAGCGCCTGGCCACCCTGGCCGGCGGCGCCCACGTCTGCACGACGTTCGTGCCCACCCCGGCCCCGGCCGGGACCCCCGAGACCACCACCGCCCACACCACCGATGAAAGGTCGCCCCGATGACGTCGTCCGTCGAGGAGCTCAACCCCGGACTGAAGGACCTCGGTCGCTACGAGTACGGCTGGGCCGACAGCGACGCCGCCGGCGCGCTGGCCAAGCGCGGCCTGAGCGAGGACACGGTGCGCAACATCAGCGCGCTGAAGAACGAGCCGCAGTGGATGCTGGACCTGCGGCTGCGGTCGCTGAAGCTCTTCGGCAAGAAGCCCATGCCGACCTGGGGCTCGGACCTGACCGGGATCGACTTCCAGAACATCAAGTACTTCGTGCGCTCCACGGAGAAGCAGGCCACCTCCTGGGACGACCTGCCCGAGGACATCAAGCGCACCTACGACAAGCTCGGTATCCCCGAGGCGGAGAAGCAGCGCCTCATCGCCGGCGTCGCCGCGCAGTACGAGTCGGAGGTCGTCTACCACCAGATCCGCGAGGACCTGGAGGAGAAGGGCGTCATCTTCGTCGACACGGACACCGGTCTGCGCGAGCACGAGGACCTGTTCCGCGAGTACTTCACCTCGGTGATCCCCGCCGGCGACAACAAGTTCGCCTCGCTCAACACCGCGGTGTGGTCGGGCGGCTCGTTCATCTACGTGCCGAAGAACGTCAAGGTCGACATCCCGCTGCAGGCCTACTTCCGGATCAACACCGAGAACATGGGCCAGTTCGAGCGGACGCTGATCATCGCCGACGAGGGCTCCGACGTGCACTACGTCGAGGGCTGCACCGCGCCGATCTACAAGTCGGACTCGCTGCACTCCGCGGTGGTCGAGATCGTCGTGAAGAAGAACGCCCGCGTGCGCTACACGACGATCCAGAACTGGTCGAACAACGTCTACAACCTCGTCACCAAGCGCGCCACGTGCGCCGAGGGCGCGACGATGGAGTGGATCGACGGCAACATCGGCTCCAAGGTGACGATGAAGTACCCGGCGGTCTACCTCCTCGGCGAGCACGCCAAGGGCGAGACCCTCTCGATCGCCTTCGCGGGCGAGGGCCAGCACCAGGACGCCGGCGCGAAGATGGTCCACCAGGCGCCGAACACCTCCTCGACGATCGTCTCGAAGTCGGTCGCGCGCGGCGGTGGCCGCACGTCGTACCGCGGCCTCATCCAGGTCATGGAAGGCGCGACGAACAGCCGCTCCACCGTGCGCTGCGACGCGCTGCTCGTCGACTCGATCAGCCGGTCCGACACCTACCCCTACGTCGACGTCCGCGAGGACGACGTGCAGATGGGTCACGAGGCGACCGTCTCCAAGGTGTCCGCGGACCAGCTCTTCTACCTCCAGTCCCGCGGGATGTCGGAGGAGGAGGCGATGGCGATGATCGTGCGCGGCTTCGTCGAGCCGATCGCGCGCGAGCTGCCCATGGAGTACGCCCTCGAGCTGAACCGCCTCATCGAGCTGCAGATGGAAGGAGCAGTCGGCTGATGCCGCTGTTGGAGAAGACCACCGGAGCCCCCGCAGGGGCTCCGGGCACGCAGGGCCACACCGACTCCGCCGAGGCGTTCGTCCCGGACCAGTCGCGCGCCGAGCGACGCACGTCGTTCGACGTCGCCGACATCCCGGTGCCGGGCGGTCGCGAGGAGGAGTGGCGCTTCACCCCCGTCGACCGGCTCCGCCCGCTGTTCGCGGACCGCGCCGGCGACGACCACGACGGCGACCCCGCGGCGTCGTACGACGTCGAGGGGCCGACCGAGGCGTTCCCCGGCACCCTCGCCGCGGGCCAGGCGCCGCGGGGCAGCGTCCTCGTGCCTGCCGACCGCGCCGCGGTCGTCGCGTCGGCCAACGTCGAGCAGGCGCTGCACGTGCGCGTCCCCGCCGAGGCCGAGTACGACGTCCCGCTGCGGGTCCAGGTGCACGGGCACGGCGCCGGGCGCCGCTCGAACGGCCACGTCGTCATCGAGGCGGGCCGTCACAGCCGGGCCGTCGTCGTCCTCGAGCACACCGGCTCGAGCGACCACACCGGCAACGTCGAGGTGCTCGTCGGCGACGGCGCCCAGCTGACCGTCGTGACGATCCAGCACTGGGACGACGACGCCCACCACCTCGGGCAGCACGACGCGCTCGTCGGCCGCGACGCGACGTACAAACACATCGCGGTCACCCTCGGCGGCGGCATCGTCCGGCTCAACGCCAACGTGCGGTACGCCGGCCCGGGCGGCGACGCGACGCTGCTCGGCGTCTACTTCGCCGACAGCGGCCAGCACCTCGAGCACCGCAGCTTCGTCGACCACGACCAGCCGCGCTGCAAGAGCCTCGTCACCTACAAGGGCGCGCTGCAGGGCGAGTCGGCGCACACCGTCTGGGTGGGCGACGTGCTCATCCGGGCGGAGGCGACCGACACCGAGACCTACGAGCTCAACCGCAACCTCGTCCTCACCGACGGGGCGCGGGCCGACTCGGTGCCCAACCTCGAGATCGAGACCGGCGAGATCGTCGGCGCCGGGCACGCCTCGGCCACCGGCCGGTTCGATGACGAGCAGCTGTTCTACCTGCAGGCCCGCGGCATCCCCGAGGACCAGGCCCGCCGGCTCGTCGTGCGCGGCTTCCTCGTCGACGTCGTCAACCAGATCCCCGTCGCCGAGCTGCGCGACCGGCTCTACGCCGACATCGACGCCGAGCTCGCCGGGGCGGCCGCCGCGGGCGCCCAGGTCGGGGCGCAGGTCGGGGCGGGCGCGTGAGCGCTCAGCCCGACACGACGTCCGCCGACGCGCAGGACGGGTTCACCCCCGTCTGCGCCGTCGGTGACGTCGCCCCCGGCACGGCCGCGCGGGCCGACGTCGACGGGCGGATCGTCGCGCTGGTGCGCGACGCCGACGGCGGCTGGCACTGCGTCGACGACCGTTGCACCCACGCCGACGTCTCGCTCGCCGAGGGCGAGGTCGACGGCTGCACCCTCGAGTGCTGGCTGCACGGCTCGCGCTTCGACCTGCGCACCGGCGAGCCGTCCGGACCGCCGGCGACGCGGCCCGTCGCCGTCCATGAGGTCCGCGTCGACGGCGACGACGTGCTCGTGCGCCTGTCCCGCTGACGGCCCCCACCGCTCCCCCCGACCCCCTCGAAGAGAGAAGACAGATCACCATGACCACGCTCGAGATCCGCGACCTGCACGTCACGGTCGACGCCGGTGACGGCCCGGAGGCCGGCGACGGCGTCAAGGAGATCCTCCGCGGCGTCGACCTCACGGTCCGCTCCGGTGAGACCCACGCCATCATGGGTCCCAACGGCTCCGGCAAGTCCACGCTGGCCTACTCGATCGCCGGCCACCCCAAGTACACCGTCACCAGCGGCACCGTCACCCTCGACGGCGAGGACGTCCTCGCGATGTCGGTCGACGAGCGCGCCCGCGCCGGCCTGTTCCTCGCGATGCAGTACCCCGTCGAGGTCCCCGGCGTGACCGTGTCGAACTTCCTGCGCACCGCCAAGACCGCCATCGACGGCGAGGCGCCCAAGCTGCGCACCTGGGTCAAGGACGTCCGCACCGCGATGGACGAGCTGCGGATGGACCCGGCCTTCGCCGAGCGCAACGTCAACGAGGGCTTCTCCGGCGGCGAGAAGAAGCGCCACGAGATCCTCCAGATGGAGCTGCTCAAGCCCAAGGTCGCCATCCTCGACGAGACCGACTCCGGCCTCGACGTCGACGCGCTGCGGATCGTCAGCGAGGGCGTCAACCGCGCCAAGGAGGGCACCGACGTCGGCGTCCTGCTCATCACGCACTACACGCGGATCCTGCGCTACATCAAGCCCGACTTCGTCCACGTCTTCGTCGACGGCAAGGTCGTCGAGGAGGGTGGCCCGGAGCTGGCCCAGCGTCTCGAGGACGAGGGCTACGACCGCTTCCTCACCCCCGCGAAGGCGTGAGTCCCACGGCGGCCGGCACCGGGGCGCCGTACGGCGAGCCCTTCACCGACGAGGAGGTCACCGCGATCCGCGGCGACTTCCCCATCCTCACGCGCACCGTCCGCGACGGGCGCCCGCTGGTCTACCTGGACTCGGGCGCCACGTCGCAGAAGCCGTGGGTCGTGCTGGCCGCCGAGCAGGAGTTCTACGAGCGGCACAACTCGGCCGTCCACCGCGGGGCGCACCAGCTCTCCGAGGAGGGCACCGGGCTGTACGAGGCCGCGCGCGAGATCATCGCGGGCCTCGTCGGCGCGCCGGCGCACGAGGTCGTCTTCACCAAGAACGCCACCGAGTCGCTCAACCTCGTCGCGTACGCGTTCTCCAACGCCGGCGCCGGCGGCGGGGGAGCGACCGGGGCGGCCGCCGACCGGTTCCGGATCGGGCCGGGCGACGAGGTGCTCGTCACGCAGATGGAGCACCACGCCAACCTCGTGCCGTGGCAGGAGCTGTGCCGGCGCACCGGCGCCACGCTGCGTTGGGTGCCGGTGACGGCCGACGGGCTCCTCGACCTGACGACGCTCGACGAGCTGCTCACCGAGCGCACGAAGGTCTTCGCCTTCACGCACGTCTCCAACGTCCTCGGCACCGTCAACCCGGTCCGCGAGCTGGCCGACCGCGCGCACGCCGTCGGGGCGCTCGTGGTCCTCGATGCCTGCCAGTCGGCGCCGCACCTGGCCATCGACGTCGCCGAGCTCGACGTCGACCTGCTCGCCTTCAGTGGTCACAAGCTCTTCGGCCCTCTCGGGATCGGGGTGCTGTGGGGCCGCGCCGAGCTGCTCGACGCCATGCCCGTGTTCCTCACCGGCGGGTCGATGATCGAGACGGTGACGATGGAGGGCTCGACGTACGCCCCCGTTCCGCAGAAGTTCGAGGCCGGTGTGCCCGCCGCGGCGCAGGCCATCGGCCTGGCGGCGGCCGTGCAGTACCTCACCGAGCTCGGGCTCGACCGGGTCGCCGCGCACGAGCGCCGGCTGACCCAGGCGCTGCTCGACGGGCTCGCCCAGCGGCCGTGGGTGCGCGTCGTCGGCCCGGCGGGCGCCGAGGAGCGGGGCGCGACCGTCGCGTTCGTCGTCGAGGCGGGGGGCGAGTCCGTCCACGCCCACGACGTCGGCCAGGTCCTCGACGACGCCGGTATCGCCGTCCGGGTCGGGCACCACTGCGCCTGGCCGCTGCACCGCGCGCTCGGGGTGACCGCGACGACCCGGGCCACCTTCGCGGCCTACAACACGCTCGACGAGGTCCAGGTCCTGCTCGACGCGCTCGACCGGGTGCCGGCGACGTTCGGGCTGCCCGTGGGCGAGAAGGTGGCCTCCTGATGGACCTCTACCAGGAGCTCATCCTCGACCACAGCAAGCGCCCCCGGCACGCCGGGCTGCGCGAGCCGTTCGACGCCGAGGTGCACCACGTCAACCCGACCTGCGGCGACGAGGTGACGCTGCGCGTCGAGGTCGACGGCGAGGGCGAGGACGCGGTCGTCCGCGACCTCTCGTACGACGCCCTCGGCTGCTCGATCTCCGTCGCCTCCACCTCGGTGCTCGCCGAGGAGGTCACCGGCAAGCCGGTGGCGCAGGCCCTCGAGGTCGTCGCCGCCATGCGCGCGATGGTCACCTCGAAGGGGAAGGACTCCGGCGACGAGGACGTTCTCGGGGACGGCGTCGCCCTGGCCGGCGTCGCGAAGTACCCCTCGCGGGTCAAGTGCGCGTTGCTGGGCTGGACGGCCTTCACCGACGCGCTCGCCCGCAGCGGGGTCGACATCGCCCCCGTGACCACCGCCCCCACCCGCTGACCGACAGACCGCAGACCCGTAGACCACGAGGACGGAACCACCATGACCGACACCCAGCGCCCCGTCGACGTCGCCGACGTCGAGGAGGCCATGCGCGACGTCGTCGACCCCGAGCTGGGGATCAACGTCGTCGACCTCGGCCTCGTCTACGGCATCACCGTCGACTCCGGCGCCGCCGCCGTCATCGACATGACGCTGACGTCGGCGGCCTGCCCGCTGACCGACGTCATCGAGGACCAGACCGCCACCGCGCTCGACGGCCTCACCAACGGCTTCCGGATCAACTGGGTCTGGATGCCGCCGTGGGGTCCGGACAAGATCACCGACGACGGCCGCGAGCAGCTGCGCGCCCTCGGCTTCAACCTCTGACCCGAGGCCCGCGCCACCGAGCGACCCGCACCACGACCGACGGCCGCCACCCCCGGGGTGGCGGCCGTAGGCGCGTCCGGACGCGGCCCGCGTCAGAACACGGCGAGGTGGGGGACGGCCCGTCCGTCGACGGTGGTGAAGTCGCCCCCCACCCAGAGCCGGCCGGTCGCGGCGTCGTACGCCGAGGCGAACAGCCCCCCGGCGGAGTTGAACCGCGGTCCCCACCCGGTGACCGTGCCCGACGCGCGGTCGACCGCGAAGCCCTTCTTGCGGGTGACCGGGTCGGCGCAGTTCGTCGTCGCGGTCCGTCCGCCGAGGCAGACGCGCGCGAAGTGGCCGCCCGCGACGAGCGTCGACCCGGCGAGGGTGACGGTCTGGACGTCCCCGTCCGTCTGCCACGGGGTGCGGGCGAGCGTGCCGTCGAGGCGGTACGTCGCCAGACGGCCGCCACCGCCGGCCCCGGCGACGGCGACGACCGAGGAGTCCACGGCGATCCCCCGGACGGGGAAGGCGGGCCGGGGCCGGAACGTGGGCAGCACCGCGCCGCTGGTCGGGTCGAGGGCGGCGAGGTGGGTGGCGGCCGGGTCGCCGCCGACCTTGGCGAAGTCGCCGCCGACGTAGACCCGGGTGGCGTCGGTCGCGACCGCCTCGACCGCCGCGGACGCGGTGGGCGCCCACCCGGTGAGGCCGTTGCCGCTCGTCGACCAGGCGGCCAGACGATTGCGGACGGCCCCGCCGGACGTGCGGAAGGTGCCGCCGGCGTACAG includes these proteins:
- a CDS encoding alpha/beta fold hydrolase, whose translation is MSTTSRVTGANGVQLHVEDSGGDGRPVVLVHGWPLSGASWEKQVPALTGAGLRVVTYDRRGFGRSDKPADGYDYDTFAADLKGVVDGLGLTDVSLVGFSMGGGEVARYVGTYGESGVHSVAFVAAVPPYLLKGGDNPDGALDEAAVQGMKDGLAADRDGFFPQFTRDFFSVDGELEVSEADVDAAVALAQQSDQQAALACITAFGTTDFRADLEKITVPTLVVHGDGDAIVPAEASGKRTAATVPGAQLHLVEGGPHGLTHSHPDELNQALVTFLTR
- a CDS encoding helix-turn-helix transcriptional regulator, which gives rise to MFIGADLERTPEESARHLERRTRERVLADISEHAPVTAAQIGERLGLTPAAVRRHLDALAEQSVIEEQVPAGTASRGRGRPARAWVLSEAGHRALEHDYEDLAAQALRFLASHAGPDAVDAFARERVGELAARYAAAVAPYDDPQQRVGALVEAMTQDGYAASARPVGLPGTSRHGVQLCQGHCPVGGVAEEFPAICDAETEAISRLLGVHVQRLATLAGGAHVCTTFVPTPAPAGTPETTTAHTTDERSPR
- the sufB gene encoding Fe-S cluster assembly protein SufB — translated: MTSSVEELNPGLKDLGRYEYGWADSDAAGALAKRGLSEDTVRNISALKNEPQWMLDLRLRSLKLFGKKPMPTWGSDLTGIDFQNIKYFVRSTEKQATSWDDLPEDIKRTYDKLGIPEAEKQRLIAGVAAQYESEVVYHQIREDLEEKGVIFVDTDTGLREHEDLFREYFTSVIPAGDNKFASLNTAVWSGGSFIYVPKNVKVDIPLQAYFRINTENMGQFERTLIIADEGSDVHYVEGCTAPIYKSDSLHSAVVEIVVKKNARVRYTTIQNWSNNVYNLVTKRATCAEGATMEWIDGNIGSKVTMKYPAVYLLGEHAKGETLSIAFAGEGQHQDAGAKMVHQAPNTSSTIVSKSVARGGGRTSYRGLIQVMEGATNSRSTVRCDALLVDSISRSDTYPYVDVREDDVQMGHEATVSKVSADQLFYLQSRGMSEEEAMAMIVRGFVEPIARELPMEYALELNRLIELQMEGAVG
- the sufD gene encoding Fe-S cluster assembly protein SufD, whose protein sequence is MPLLEKTTGAPAGAPGTQGHTDSAEAFVPDQSRAERRTSFDVADIPVPGGREEEWRFTPVDRLRPLFADRAGDDHDGDPAASYDVEGPTEAFPGTLAAGQAPRGSVLVPADRAAVVASANVEQALHVRVPAEAEYDVPLRVQVHGHGAGRRSNGHVVIEAGRHSRAVVVLEHTGSSDHTGNVEVLVGDGAQLTVVTIQHWDDDAHHLGQHDALVGRDATYKHIAVTLGGGIVRLNANVRYAGPGGDATLLGVYFADSGQHLEHRSFVDHDQPRCKSLVTYKGALQGESAHTVWVGDVLIRAEATDTETYELNRNLVLTDGARADSVPNLEIETGEIVGAGHASATGRFDDEQLFYLQARGIPEDQARRLVVRGFLVDVVNQIPVAELRDRLYADIDAELAGAAAAGAQVGAQVGAGA
- a CDS encoding non-heme iron oxygenase ferredoxin subunit — translated: MSAQPDTTSADAQDGFTPVCAVGDVAPGTAARADVDGRIVALVRDADGGWHCVDDRCTHADVSLAEGEVDGCTLECWLHGSRFDLRTGEPSGPPATRPVAVHEVRVDGDDVLVRLSR
- the sufC gene encoding Fe-S cluster assembly ATPase SufC → MTTLEIRDLHVTVDAGDGPEAGDGVKEILRGVDLTVRSGETHAIMGPNGSGKSTLAYSIAGHPKYTVTSGTVTLDGEDVLAMSVDERARAGLFLAMQYPVEVPGVTVSNFLRTAKTAIDGEAPKLRTWVKDVRTAMDELRMDPAFAERNVNEGFSGGEKKRHEILQMELLKPKVAILDETDSGLDVDALRIVSEGVNRAKEGTDVGVLLITHYTRILRYIKPDFVHVFVDGKVVEEGGPELAQRLEDEGYDRFLTPAKA
- a CDS encoding SufS family cysteine desulfurase encodes the protein MSPTAAGTGAPYGEPFTDEEVTAIRGDFPILTRTVRDGRPLVYLDSGATSQKPWVVLAAEQEFYERHNSAVHRGAHQLSEEGTGLYEAAREIIAGLVGAPAHEVVFTKNATESLNLVAYAFSNAGAGGGGATGAAADRFRIGPGDEVLVTQMEHHANLVPWQELCRRTGATLRWVPVTADGLLDLTTLDELLTERTKVFAFTHVSNVLGTVNPVRELADRAHAVGALVVLDACQSAPHLAIDVAELDVDLLAFSGHKLFGPLGIGVLWGRAELLDAMPVFLTGGSMIETVTMEGSTYAPVPQKFEAGVPAAAQAIGLAAAVQYLTELGLDRVAAHERRLTQALLDGLAQRPWVRVVGPAGAEERGATVAFVVEAGGESVHAHDVGQVLDDAGIAVRVGHHCAWPLHRALGVTATTRATFAAYNTLDEVQVLLDALDRVPATFGLPVGEKVAS
- the sufU gene encoding Fe-S cluster assembly sulfur transfer protein SufU: MDLYQELILDHSKRPRHAGLREPFDAEVHHVNPTCGDEVTLRVEVDGEGEDAVVRDLSYDALGCSISVASTSVLAEEVTGKPVAQALEVVAAMRAMVTSKGKDSGDEDVLGDGVALAGVAKYPSRVKCALLGWTAFTDALARSGVDIAPVTTAPTR
- a CDS encoding metal-sulfur cluster assembly factor, giving the protein MTDTQRPVDVADVEEAMRDVVDPELGINVVDLGLVYGITVDSGAAAVIDMTLTSAACPLTDVIEDQTATALDGLTNGFRINWVWMPPWGPDKITDDGREQLRALGFNL